A region from the Desulfitobacterium dehalogenans ATCC 51507 genome encodes:
- a CDS encoding helix-turn-helix domain-containing protein, with translation MTLGEKIQQLRKAAGISQEQLAEQLDVSRQSISKWELNDAVPEISRIVMLSELFSISIDELLKDSNSQRIDDIEGKRSTSTLEEITIMNAANKQTNIGFKTIIIGLIMLVLEFMFLPILGTMQKAHVDGQGFYSDFMKYAGMQPMPLIFMLTAMIILIGIFFLLKGLMHKKSNPTKSA, from the coding sequence ATGACTTTAGGAGAAAAAATACAGCAACTTAGAAAAGCTGCTGGGATTTCTCAAGAACAGTTGGCGGAGCAGCTTGATGTGTCACGTCAATCTATATCAAAATGGGAACTTAATGATGCTGTTCCCGAAATAAGTAGAATTGTAATGTTAAGCGAGTTGTTTTCTATTTCAATAGATGAATTGCTAAAGGACAGTAATTCTCAACGTATAGATGATATAGAAGGAAAGCGAAGCACGTCTACATTGGAAGAAATCACAATAATGAATGCTGCAAATAAGCAGACGAATATTGGCTTCAAAACAATTATTATTGGTCTAATTATGCTTGTACTGGAGTTTATGTTTTTGCCCATATTGGGAACCATGCAAAAGGCGCATGTAGATGGACAAGGATTTTATAGTGACTTCATGAAATATGCAGGGATGCAGCCTATGCCCCTTATATTTATGCTTACTGCCATGATAATTTTGATTGGAATTTTCTTTTTACTAAAAGGATTGATGCATAAGAAGAGTAACCCCACAAAATCAGCATAA
- the trmB gene encoding tRNA (guanosine(46)-N7)-methyltransferase TrmB — protein sequence MRLRRKAWARPELENDPKVIYNPMDYKENWHEVFGKDQPIHLELGCGRGQFISQCAELNSHINYIAIDLYDEVLVKALRKINEKNLINVRIIPMNIAKLEDIFNKDQIEKIYINFCNPWPSRRHHHKRLTHPQFLTVYKKLMKDHSEIWFKTDDDELFKDSLKYFESEGFIEKYRTFDLHRSEFRENVMTEYEEKFSNQGIKIKFGIFAVNKTIL from the coding sequence ATGAGACTTAGACGAAAAGCCTGGGCAAGACCTGAGCTGGAAAATGATCCTAAAGTTATTTATAATCCCATGGATTATAAGGAAAATTGGCATGAAGTGTTCGGAAAGGATCAGCCCATTCATCTGGAATTAGGATGTGGACGCGGTCAGTTCATTAGTCAATGTGCAGAGTTGAATAGCCATATAAATTATATAGCCATCGACCTTTATGATGAAGTATTGGTTAAAGCTTTGCGAAAAATTAACGAAAAGAATCTAATTAATGTGCGAATTATCCCCATGAATATTGCTAAGCTTGAGGATATTTTTAATAAAGATCAAATAGAAAAGATCTATATTAATTTCTGTAACCCATGGCCTAGTAGAAGGCATCATCACAAAAGATTAACACACCCACAATTTCTGACGGTCTATAAAAAGCTTATGAAGGATCATTCGGAAATATGGTTTAAAACAGATGATGATGAACTGTTTAAAGATAGCTTAAAGTACTTTGAAAGCGAAGGCTTTATTGAAAAGTATCGTACTTTTGATTTGCATCGCAGTGAATTCCGGGAAAATGTAATGACGGAATATGAAGAAAAGTTTAGTAACCAAGGAATTAAAATTAAGTTTGGGATATTTGCAGTCAATAAAACTATTTTGTAA
- a CDS encoding acyl-[acyl-carrier-protein] thioesterase, protein MVMMSGYCKEYEIFYFQVDQFGEASAVTILSFLEDCATAHSEAIGMGIEYLTSQRTCWVLNRWRLQMERYPRLGEKVSVETFPTSFLRFYGQRVFTIRDGQGHIIGSAGSLWIYLNIDKRRPTRIPLHFASQYGVSEGYEDHESFQDLPAITDIHSEISFHVRRSDIDTNGHVNNTRYVEWMLEGIAEDTIKDYRLHQLEVIYKKETQYGTDIISRCQRTESAEPEYLHLILDKSGSSELACGKTVWTKR, encoded by the coding sequence ATGGTAATGATGTCGGGATACTGTAAAGAATACGAGATATTTTACTTTCAAGTCGATCAGTTTGGAGAAGCTTCGGCAGTAACTATACTGAGCTTTCTTGAAGATTGCGCTACCGCACATTCCGAAGCCATAGGAATGGGTATCGAATATCTGACAAGTCAAAGAACCTGCTGGGTGCTTAACCGCTGGCGATTACAGATGGAACGTTATCCTCGTTTAGGGGAAAAGGTATCGGTGGAGACTTTTCCCACAAGTTTTCTACGGTTTTATGGTCAAAGGGTGTTTACCATTAGAGACGGGCAAGGGCATATCATCGGCAGCGCCGGTTCCTTGTGGATTTACTTAAATATTGATAAAAGGCGTCCAACCCGAATCCCTTTGCATTTTGCTTCCCAATATGGGGTGTCGGAGGGATATGAAGATCATGAATCTTTTCAAGATTTGCCGGCAATCACGGATATCCACTCTGAGATAAGTTTTCATGTCCGAAGAAGTGATATTGATACTAACGGCCATGTCAATAACACACGATATGTGGAGTGGATGCTGGAAGGGATCGCAGAAGATACGATAAAGGATTACCGACTTCATCAGCTGGAAGTAATCTATAAGAAAGAAACTCAATATGGTACGGACATAATATCTCGTTGCCAAAGAACAGAGAGTGCTGAACCGGAATATCTGCATCTCATTCTTGATAAATCGGGAAGCAGTGAACTGGCTTGTGGCAAAACAGTCTGGACAAAGCGTTAA
- a CDS encoding MFS transporter, translating into MAYKSEFIRSTMIICLLTSFIGSFMSNSVNIAIPAISLDFTVSQLHLNWIVTIYLLSSAALALPFGRLADIVGRKKLFLIGIGLFCLSSLGCSLTSSFNVLIFFRLLQGVANAMVAGTSMAILTTVVPPQQRGKALGIASAAVYIGLSLGPVLGGLIVKVISWRGIFVFGFAVDAIIFLLIITKLTGEWKVAEGEAYDYRGSILWVSGLALLLFALSNLTLAPYYTFFFITGVILLVLFIRVELKADSPIFAIKVFAKNTPFIFSNLATVINYMATFALSYLLSLYLQLVLGLDSSLSGLILLSQPVLMAILSPFAGRLSDKVEPRILSSIGMAITAAGLFFIIFFKPSTPISLIVANLIFIGIGFGLFSSPNTNAIMSSVEKRYYSIASSTLGTMRLLGQTLSMATVSLITSVFIGNTSLYSPEYPQAFMASFKICFSIFAILCLPGVFASLARGKKAEVQ; encoded by the coding sequence ATGGCCTACAAAAGCGAATTCATCCGCTCAACGATGATTATCTGTCTTTTAACATCCTTCATCGGATCCTTTATGTCGAACTCTGTGAATATTGCCATCCCTGCCATTTCCCTCGATTTTACCGTATCTCAGTTGCATCTCAATTGGATCGTCACCATTTATTTACTGTCCAGCGCTGCCTTAGCTTTACCCTTTGGCCGCTTAGCCGATATTGTTGGCAGAAAGAAACTCTTTCTCATAGGCATCGGTTTATTTTGCTTAAGCTCTTTAGGCTGTAGTCTGACCAGTTCTTTTAATGTTTTAATCTTCTTCCGGCTTTTGCAAGGAGTGGCCAATGCCATGGTCGCCGGTACGTCCATGGCGATTTTGACCACAGTGGTTCCTCCCCAACAACGGGGTAAAGCGCTGGGTATTGCTTCTGCTGCGGTCTATATCGGGCTTTCCCTCGGACCGGTCTTAGGTGGATTAATCGTCAAAGTCATCAGCTGGAGAGGGATTTTTGTTTTCGGCTTTGCGGTAGATGCCATTATATTTTTACTAATTATTACTAAGCTTACTGGGGAGTGGAAAGTTGCGGAAGGAGAGGCCTACGATTATCGGGGAAGCATTCTTTGGGTTTCCGGCCTAGCCCTATTGTTATTCGCTTTATCGAATCTGACTTTGGCTCCTTATTATACGTTTTTTTTTATTACCGGAGTGATCCTCTTAGTGCTCTTTATCCGAGTTGAGCTTAAAGCCGATTCACCTATCTTTGCGATTAAGGTCTTTGCCAAGAACACACCTTTTATTTTTTCTAATCTAGCCACAGTCATCAATTACATGGCTACTTTTGCCTTAAGTTACCTGCTATCTTTGTACCTCCAGCTCGTCTTAGGACTGGACAGCTCACTATCTGGGCTTATACTCCTCTCCCAGCCCGTCCTTATGGCTATCCTCTCTCCCTTTGCGGGACGATTATCCGACAAAGTGGAACCCCGTATTCTCTCTTCTATCGGTATGGCCATAACTGCCGCGGGACTCTTCTTCATTATCTTCTTTAAACCTTCGACCCCAATTTCCCTTATTGTTGCTAATTTAATTTTCATCGGCATCGGCTTTGGTCTTTTTTCATCCCCCAACACCAATGCCATTATGAGTTCAGTGGAAAAACGTTATTACTCCATCGCTTCATCTACCTTAGGAACCATGAGGCTCTTAGGGCAGACCTTAAGTATGGCAACCGTATCCTTAATTACATCGGTCTTTATCGGAAATACCAGCCTCTATTCCCCGGAATATCCCCAAGCCTTCATGGCCAGCTTTAAGATATGCTTCAGTATCTTTGCCATACTCTGTTTGCCGGGAGTCTTTGCCTCCTTAGCACGAGGAAAAAAAGCTGAAGTTCAATGA
- a CDS encoding sigma 54-interacting transcriptional regulator, which translates to MNEKLHLLSKVPFLADLSQQDRIECAHEFYWEIYPQGTVLIEAGKKPAAVYILEEGKLDSEDKVLGMVSLVTGKAATETIRSLEAVRLLTIKAEDFARILLRWPQIYGTIIGNLTDNLAETHQILSASRYKEVLRSAIQLTRYKDKFYGIWGSVKTTHEVERLFKKLQQTQGHLLIRGERGTGRQMVAWYAHQKLFGETAPFVVLNGQRFEQQWGYLLKEEKKAAESSYAAFTFEDIAAGGTLFIQEIDRITPELQVRLAKVLGSAHHPCLVIGSVQEDTKHKDPQLMPELAACFRYSYAIAPLRERKRDIPIIAQGIVESLAQRHHRKVPTLTSEATQLLLSHNYRQGNVTELIQVMERAFFLADQDVIGLEQIFFGPTAEKIGSKINLLQWGFFKSLFKNRKLLPSLQWISAGLFLLLIVGLVFLPKLSVMMKVFILVWGLWWPSLAILSPLLGRLWCTFCPFSKIMEFVQDRYHPKRPLPALFVKYDYLIVSVLFALIFWVEIFTGMRSNMLYTALLLIVIQGLAIIVSILYPRHAWCRHFCPLGGFIGTASIGSLIEVRADAAVCLNKCTTFDCYVGRDGVKGCPMSQHLPYLDNNLDCKLCFKCVRNCQHENVQVNLRVPAREVWHLTRVNQGYTVFIGMLMGILFPIMMFEPLHKSLSAGQWNVWFTSIYWLAALLGGGLGWWLGKPFKTKAASKRIKLVFAFIPIIIAGHIIYQMGRIPGIGHLVLGVGYQSEGGMQTLFISANSVGYGLALITGILLTVITVGITLYQYSKAKGNHH; encoded by the coding sequence GTGAATGAAAAACTCCATCTTCTCTCCAAGGTGCCATTTCTTGCGGATTTGTCACAACAGGATCGAATTGAGTGTGCTCACGAATTTTACTGGGAGATCTACCCTCAAGGGACCGTCCTCATTGAAGCAGGAAAAAAGCCAGCGGCAGTCTATATACTCGAAGAAGGAAAGCTGGATAGTGAAGATAAGGTATTGGGCATGGTTTCATTGGTCACGGGTAAGGCAGCCACTGAAACGATTCGTTCTTTGGAGGCGGTCCGCCTCTTGACCATTAAGGCCGAAGATTTCGCTCGTATCTTGTTGCGCTGGCCTCAAATCTATGGTACCATCATCGGCAATTTAACGGATAACCTTGCTGAAACCCATCAAATACTCTCGGCAAGCCGTTACAAGGAAGTACTGCGGTCGGCCATTCAACTTACCCGGTATAAGGATAAGTTTTACGGAATTTGGGGCAGTGTAAAAACCACCCACGAGGTAGAACGCTTGTTTAAGAAGCTTCAGCAGACTCAGGGGCATTTGCTGATCAGGGGAGAGAGAGGAACCGGCCGGCAAATGGTGGCCTGGTATGCTCATCAGAAACTTTTTGGTGAGACGGCTCCCTTTGTCGTCCTGAATGGTCAGCGTTTTGAACAGCAATGGGGTTATCTGCTGAAAGAGGAAAAGAAAGCTGCAGAAAGCTCTTACGCTGCTTTTACTTTTGAGGATATTGCTGCAGGTGGGACCCTTTTCATCCAGGAAATAGACCGAATTACCCCTGAGCTCCAAGTAAGGCTTGCCAAAGTTCTCGGTTCTGCTCATCATCCATGTTTGGTCATCGGCAGTGTTCAGGAAGATACCAAGCATAAGGACCCCCAGCTTATGCCTGAATTGGCAGCCTGCTTTAGGTATAGTTACGCCATAGCTCCATTACGGGAGCGGAAAAGAGATATCCCCATCATAGCTCAAGGCATTGTGGAGAGCTTAGCTCAGAGGCATCATCGTAAAGTGCCGACCTTAACTTCGGAGGCGACGCAACTCCTGCTTTCCCATAATTACCGCCAAGGGAATGTAACGGAGCTTATTCAGGTTATGGAGCGGGCCTTTTTTCTCGCCGATCAGGATGTTATCGGGCTGGAGCAAATCTTTTTTGGCCCTACTGCTGAAAAGATAGGGAGCAAAATCAATCTTTTGCAATGGGGGTTCTTTAAAAGTCTATTCAAAAATAGGAAGCTTCTTCCCAGCCTGCAATGGATTTCGGCAGGTTTATTCCTCCTGCTCATTGTCGGATTGGTTTTTCTTCCGAAATTATCGGTCATGATGAAAGTTTTTATCTTAGTTTGGGGTCTTTGGTGGCCCTCCTTGGCTATCCTATCCCCCTTATTGGGGAGACTTTGGTGTACTTTTTGCCCCTTTTCCAAGATTATGGAGTTCGTGCAAGACCGTTACCACCCGAAACGGCCTCTGCCCGCTCTCTTTGTGAAATACGATTATCTGATCGTGAGTGTCTTATTTGCTCTGATTTTCTGGGTGGAAATTTTTACGGGGATGCGCTCCAATATGCTCTATACCGCTTTACTGCTCATAGTCATTCAAGGCCTGGCCATTATCGTCAGCATCCTCTATCCCCGTCATGCCTGGTGCCGGCATTTTTGCCCCTTAGGAGGATTTATTGGGACCGCTTCCATCGGCTCCCTGATCGAAGTGAGAGCAGATGCTGCAGTTTGCTTAAATAAATGCACCACTTTTGATTGTTATGTGGGTAGGGATGGGGTCAAGGGCTGCCCTATGAGTCAGCATTTACCTTATCTGGATAATAATTTAGACTGCAAATTATGCTTTAAATGCGTCCGCAATTGTCAGCATGAGAATGTCCAAGTTAATTTAAGGGTGCCGGCACGGGAGGTTTGGCATTTAACCCGTGTCAATCAGGGTTATACTGTTTTTATCGGTATGCTTATGGGGATTCTTTTTCCCATTATGATGTTTGAACCTCTTCATAAATCCTTATCCGCAGGTCAATGGAATGTTTGGTTTACCTCGATCTATTGGTTGGCAGCCCTATTGGGCGGAGGGCTTGGCTGGTGGCTTGGAAAGCCTTTTAAGACAAAAGCAGCCTCGAAACGAATTAAACTGGTGTTTGCCTTTATTCCCATCATTATTGCTGGGCATATTATTTATCAAATGGGCCGTATTCCAGGGATCGGTCATCTTGTCTTGGGGGTAGGGTATCAAAGTGAGGGTGGAATGCAAACCCTGTTTATTTCCGCCAATAGTGTAGGATATGGACTTGCCCTGATAACGGGGATCCTGCTGACGGTCATTACAGTAGGAATAACCCTTTACCAGTACAGTAAAGCAAAAGGTAACCATCATTGA
- the glk gene encoding glucokinase: protein MIQQNEVINLLYGGFERDCPLYLAGDIGGTKTLLGLYSLKGTEFTLVKERHFPSRDWQDLIRLIQGFLEEISVPPEEISGGCLSLAGPITQDKCLLTNLNRVIHFQTLHSAFALRKPLLFVNDLEAMGQGLMLLKDDDLLCLNPSAKNPASALSKPSLNRALIAPGTGLGQAMILADHRVYATEGAHSDYAPRTEQEVQLWRFLVQKYGHVSYERILSGPGLADIYRFLHWESHPPSHHDPIPAPAEITKRALAGICPLCTETLKLFVKVLGAEAGNLALRTLAYGGVYLGGGIPPKILPMLQENFFLEAFLSKGRFRDLLSQIPIYVILNERTALLGAARLAAATEYPPTCSQKQT, encoded by the coding sequence ATGATACAACAAAATGAGGTGATTAATTTGCTTTATGGAGGCTTTGAAAGAGACTGTCCTTTATACTTGGCGGGGGATATCGGCGGAACCAAAACACTTTTAGGGCTTTATTCCCTAAAGGGCACCGAGTTTACTTTAGTTAAGGAACGGCACTTTCCCAGCAGGGACTGGCAAGATCTAATACGACTCATTCAAGGATTTCTGGAAGAGATCTCCGTACCGCCTGAAGAAATAAGCGGTGGCTGCCTCAGCTTGGCCGGACCCATCACTCAAGATAAATGTCTCCTCACCAATTTGAACCGGGTGATTCATTTTCAGACCCTGCATTCCGCTTTTGCTTTGCGAAAGCCTTTGCTCTTTGTCAACGACCTTGAGGCTATGGGACAGGGCCTAATGCTATTAAAAGATGACGATCTGCTTTGTCTTAACCCTTCCGCAAAGAATCCTGCCTCGGCTCTCTCCAAGCCTTCTCTAAATCGGGCACTGATCGCCCCCGGTACCGGCCTAGGCCAGGCCATGATCCTGGCTGATCATCGAGTTTACGCCACAGAAGGTGCCCATTCGGATTATGCTCCCCGTACCGAGCAAGAAGTCCAGTTATGGCGTTTTTTAGTACAAAAATATGGTCACGTCAGCTATGAGAGAATCCTGTCCGGTCCAGGACTGGCAGACATCTATCGTTTTCTGCACTGGGAATCCCATCCCCCTTCTCACCATGACCCTATCCCTGCTCCTGCGGAGATCACAAAAAGAGCCCTAGCCGGAATCTGCCCACTCTGTACAGAAACACTAAAACTCTTTGTTAAAGTCCTGGGCGCGGAAGCAGGCAATCTCGCTTTACGGACCCTGGCTTATGGGGGAGTCTATCTGGGCGGGGGCATTCCCCCCAAGATTTTACCCATGCTTCAAGAGAATTTCTTCCTAGAGGCCTTTCTCTCGAAAGGTCGTTTCAGGGATCTTTTGTCCCAGATTCCCATTTATGTGATCCTTAATGAAAGGACTGCTCTCCTGGGGGCCGCCCGTTTGGCGGCGGCAACCGAATATCCTCCTACATGCTCTCAAAAACAGACTTAA
- a CDS encoding DUF4879 domain-containing protein, translating to MDPVTHTQNHFKNFYTSHIYIMFLYLSRFTQRGRSFVGPSQTSSIADHGGAEMYTVTAELRYEVMSRARMDGGPLLPEVQYQMIDVDNDSIVDGWFYWWDASGYDSGLFTYQNTSQNYPGNTIIIL from the coding sequence TTGGATCCTGTAACGCATACCCAAAATCATTTTAAAAATTTCTATACATCCCACATATATATTATGTTCCTTTATTTGTCTCGGTTTACACAACGTGGCAGAAGTTTTGTGGGGCCAAGTCAAACTAGTTCAATTGCTGATCATGGCGGAGCAGAAATGTATACAGTCACAGCTGAACTTAGGTATGAAGTAATGAGTCGTGCCAGAATGGATGGTGGCCCCTTACTCCCGGAAGTACAATATCAAATGATTGATGTGGATAATGATTCAATAGTTGACGGTTGGTTTTATTGGTGGGATGCCAGTGGCTATGATTCAGGACTATTCACTTACCAAAATACATCTCAAAACTATCCAGGGAATACAATTATAATTCTATGA
- a CDS encoding glycosyltransferase — MQNKLPVQLLIVCGRDKRLYCTLEPLIRKAENRVLLFEFVENVEELMTVLDLMITKAGGLTVSEALTKQLPMVIYKPIPGQEKVNSEFLRRVGTGKIATTERELLQILTHLLENPEEIKVMGHAAAKLPWRTAETAADYLLELFPAE, encoded by the coding sequence ATGCAAAACAAACTTCCTGTCCAGCTGCTGATTGTTTGCGGCAGGGATAAACGACTATATTGTACCCTGGAACCTCTGATCCGAAAAGCGGAAAACAGAGTGCTGCTCTTCGAATTTGTGGAGAATGTAGAAGAATTGATGACAGTTTTAGATCTTATGATAACCAAAGCAGGGGGCCTGACAGTGTCAGAAGCTTTGACCAAGCAGCTGCCCATGGTGATTTACAAGCCTATCCCCGGTCAGGAAAAAGTAAACTCAGAGTTTTTAAGAAGGGTTGGAACAGGAAAAATTGCCACTACCGAACGGGAGCTCCTGCAAATTCTGACTCATCTTCTGGAAAATCCGGAGGAAATTAAGGTAATGGGTCATGCGGCCGCGAAACTGCCCTGGCGCACTGCGGAAACTGCTGCGGATTATTTGCTTGAGCTGTTTCCAGCGGAATAG
- a CDS encoding IS256 family transposase encodes MAKKDKTPKIMTSEQMKEFIKENNIQTVEDIQSVLKNLFAETLQGMLEGELDTQLGYTKHDDTNKATDNRRNGHSSKSVRSDYGEVELEVPRDRKGEFEPLIVKKNQRNVTGIEDQIIALYSKGVSTRDIQSHLEQLYGIGVSPTLISNVTNKIMPTIKEWQSRPLQKTYAIVFLDAIHYKVKQEGMIVNKASYMVIGIDMDGRKDVLGIWIGENETAKFWLVVLNELKNRGVEDILIISVDNLKGFNEAIQACYPKTEIQKCIVHQIRNSVRFVNYKDLKKVTGALKPIYSAASEQAGLEALEDFNQAWGGKYPLIMNSWRNNWPELSTFFKYPPEIRKIIYTTNIIESYHRQLRKVTKGKTIFPTDDALLKMLYLVTQDVMKKWTGRVHNWGQILLQMSVFFPDRVAQYLP; translated from the coding sequence ATGGCTAAAAAAGACAAGACTCCCAAAATCATGACCAGTGAACAGATGAAGGAATTTATCAAAGAAAACAACATCCAGACGGTTGAGGATATCCAAAGTGTCCTTAAGAATCTCTTTGCTGAAACGCTGCAGGGCATGCTGGAAGGCGAATTGGATACCCAGCTGGGCTATACCAAGCATGATGATACCAACAAAGCTACCGACAATCGGAGAAATGGACATAGTTCCAAGTCGGTTCGCAGCGATTATGGTGAAGTGGAACTCGAGGTTCCGAGAGATCGTAAAGGCGAATTTGAGCCGCTGATCGTGAAGAAAAACCAGCGTAATGTCACCGGAATTGAAGATCAGATCATCGCTCTGTATTCTAAGGGGGTTAGCACCCGAGACATTCAGAGCCACCTGGAACAGCTCTATGGGATCGGTGTATCCCCCACTCTGATTTCGAATGTAACGAACAAAATCATGCCGACCATCAAAGAATGGCAAAGCCGTCCTCTCCAGAAGACCTATGCGATTGTCTTTCTGGATGCGATCCACTACAAGGTAAAACAGGAGGGCATGATTGTCAATAAAGCCTCCTACATGGTCATCGGCATCGACATGGATGGGCGCAAGGATGTTTTAGGAATCTGGATCGGGGAAAATGAAACCGCGAAGTTCTGGCTGGTCGTATTGAACGAGCTTAAGAACCGAGGTGTTGAAGATATTCTGATCATCAGCGTCGATAACCTAAAAGGCTTTAATGAAGCGATTCAAGCGTGCTATCCCAAGACCGAAATCCAAAAGTGCATCGTTCATCAAATCAGGAACAGTGTACGATTTGTTAATTATAAAGATCTGAAAAAAGTAACCGGGGCCTTGAAGCCCATTTATTCCGCTGCCTCAGAACAAGCGGGATTAGAGGCATTGGAAGATTTCAATCAAGCCTGGGGAGGCAAATATCCCCTGATTATGAATTCTTGGCGAAACAACTGGCCTGAACTCTCAACCTTCTTCAAGTATCCCCCTGAAATTCGGAAAATCATCTATACGACGAATATCATTGAGAGCTACCATCGCCAACTCAGGAAAGTAACCAAAGGGAAGACGATTTTTCCAACCGACGATGCTTTACTCAAAATGCTCTACCTGGTCACCCAGGACGTGATGAAAAAATGGACTGGGCGTGTACATAATTGGGGACAAATCCTGTTGCAGATGTCTGTATTTTTCCCAGATCGGGTTGCTCAATATTTACCATGA
- a CDS encoding response regulator has product MDSVIKVLVVDDHKLFAQGVVSLLSSEPDIVVTDVASSAEEGLRLVRDVPPHTVLLDINLPDSCGVDIISKIRQIDPGIGIVMLTGLSPLGHIDASLAQGASGFLLKNCTKEEMVTAIRKAAKGEGYFSQSLVPYLKGELVSSSHQDSHCDGKMASLTDRELEVFNLVVKGLRSKEIAEDLGIAKRTVDYHIGNILLKLEVKSRLEIVLKYKIG; this is encoded by the coding sequence ATGGATTCGGTAATCAAAGTCTTGGTTGTGGACGATCACAAATTATTTGCCCAAGGGGTGGTGTCCTTATTGTCTTCGGAACCGGACATAGTTGTTACAGATGTGGCTTCCAGCGCTGAAGAGGGCTTAAGGCTGGTAAGGGATGTTCCTCCCCATACGGTGCTCCTCGATATCAATCTGCCGGACTCCTGCGGGGTGGACATTATCAGCAAGATCAGGCAGATAGATCCCGGTATAGGGATTGTGATGCTTACCGGACTCAGCCCGCTGGGACATATCGACGCGTCATTGGCCCAAGGGGCTTCAGGCTTCCTCTTAAAGAATTGCACCAAAGAAGAGATGGTTACGGCTATCCGCAAGGCGGCGAAGGGCGAAGGTTATTTTTCACAAAGCCTGGTCCCTTATTTGAAAGGAGAATTGGTATCCTCTTCCCACCAAGACTCCCACTGCGATGGTAAGATGGCCTCCCTCACGGACAGGGAATTGGAAGTGTTTAACTTGGTCGTTAAAGGCTTGCGCAGTAAAGAGATTGCTGAAGACCTGGGAATTGCCAAGCGCACTGTGGATTATCATATAGGCAATATCTTGCTAAAACTAGAAGTGAAATCTCGTTTGGAAATTGTATTGAAATATAAGATAGGCTAA
- a CDS encoding sensor histidine kinase — MFLGYRRSRVTLNAQELSWLNIIAGQTCQRLKALGDIKSLQERVKAGEEKMEELYWKSRPAALLKRWLFKNLEEEKRKLARELHDGPLQNSLYLYQRLQALKDLPDGSVNAHVLSEIKDRVDDLSYDLRTICGELRPSALKEHGFMPALEGFVQETMRHELLTITMDVKGISRLDRFEEDMELTVFRLVQEGIRNVLKHSGSGNAVITIVQHDKEIRVEIKDDGKGFDPALIQENMQDELQTDSRFGLIGMKERVEGLGGEFTIISGSGQGTVVRAALPYRKGR; from the coding sequence TTGTTTCTGGGCTACCGCCGTTCCCGTGTGACGCTGAATGCCCAGGAACTGTCCTGGCTTAACATCATTGCCGGTCAGACTTGCCAAAGGCTTAAAGCTCTTGGGGATATAAAGTCTTTACAGGAAAGAGTAAAGGCCGGAGAAGAAAAGATGGAAGAGCTCTACTGGAAAAGCCGCCCGGCAGCGCTTCTGAAACGGTGGCTGTTTAAAAACCTTGAAGAAGAAAAGAGAAAATTGGCCAGAGAACTTCATGATGGTCCGCTGCAAAACAGTTTATATCTGTATCAAAGGCTTCAAGCATTGAAGGATTTACCGGACGGATCGGTCAATGCCCATGTTCTCTCAGAAATAAAGGACAGAGTAGATGACCTTAGCTATGACTTGCGTACCATCTGCGGCGAGCTGCGGCCTTCTGCGTTAAAAGAGCATGGGTTTATGCCTGCACTGGAAGGTTTCGTTCAGGAAACCATGAGGCATGAGCTGCTTACCATCACCATGGACGTAAAAGGCATATCCCGGTTGGACAGGTTCGAAGAAGATATGGAACTGACGGTCTTCCGGCTGGTGCAGGAAGGAATCCGCAACGTGCTCAAACACTCCGGTTCCGGTAACGCGGTCATTACTATTGTCCAACACGACAAAGAAATAAGAGTGGAAATCAAAGATGACGGCAAAGGATTCGACCCCGCGTTAATTCAAGAAAACATGCAGGACGAATTGCAGACAGACAGCCGCTTTGGGCTGATCGGCATGAAAGAAAGAGTGGAAGGTCTCGGCGGAGAATTCACGATAATCTCTGGCTCCGGTCAGGGGACGGTGGTGCGTGCAGCTTTGCCATACCGGAAAGGCCGCTAA